The Hevea brasiliensis isolate MT/VB/25A 57/8 chromosome 1, ASM3005281v1, whole genome shotgun sequence DNA segment gggtTAACATTGATAAATTTATAACATAATTATCTAGGTGATCGAGTCATTCCTCCTCCTCAGCCACTACAAAGAGTTTCTAGTtaatctgtgagtaaaatattaattttaattataatttcaatattattatatgttcaggcatgtacatgcattacttataaatatgtatctatgtagttaaacactagacatattttatattgcattcttaattaatgaagtgccatggatattgtttatGATaaattggagcagtgtgcgtgcattggcgtgaTCATGGTGTGTGGTAGTGggtatggataggatgggtaaatgtggcttgagagacactcgctgggacccggtcctttatggataagtcggagtAGGCatggctcgagatgatctcgctggctcctgcatttggtttatcaagcgaaagtccggcttgagagacactcgctggcagaggttggattaagagagctgtataggggatcagctcccatatatgtactgtttgaatattatatgggtgcgtgagtgctccaaatttacctttttgctgttatgatgtaatgtgtatgaaaattttgatggtattacattccactccttaggatatattagctctaggtagctatagaaattgtagttaaaattggtattttactctctgagtcgaacgctcacttctgttcacctatttttccaggctacaggaggagttcttttatAGAGCAATCTGCCttcttccttgcaggtttaacatcggttatttaattattttattattctaaatttgaaatctagaacttcGCATGTGTTAGTAGTAGTATGGATCTTATTAGAaatcgtgttaatttaaatttttgagattaataaatgaagattagtatgatatttaaacaatttgtaaGTGATGGTATCAGGGTTGAGAGAGGCTCATCTGACTTCAGTTTTTTATGGTTATCGGGTTgggttgacccgaataaaaatattttattttatttaattttatttacatgttgggcctaaGTTTTTTGGCCTTGGTTATGGATCTAGGAACAGTaagacttactacgggcctcgggggctttatactggcccaagtcctagtgccggtctagcCTATGGGATCGAGCCGTGACAGAAGTAATTACAGAATGTTAAGCTTTCCAAGACCCAAATCCTCCTTGAAGAGTTTCCAACGGACACTTAATTCACCTGCTTGATTTCACTTTCCAGATTTCGCCATTCTTCCAAATCTTTTAAAGCTTCATCATTTGTTTTCTCCAAGTCAGCTAAAACATACTTCTTATTAGCAAGAATTTTCTCCTTCTGGGTAATTAAGAATTGAAATCGAGCCtctactttttcttcttctttggaAAGTCTAGAGAATTCAGTCTCCAAGAAACTTAGTTTCTTTTCTCTTTGTGCCAATCTTGCTTCAAGATCAGTGGTTTTCCCCGAAAGAGATGTTCTGTGAgcttgagcagtttttgcaatagTTGCAGCCACAGGAATACTCTCTTTTAATTCTGCCAAGTGAGACAGAACCTACAATATATAAAATGTTAACAAAATCAGCAACAAATAATAGTTCATGCATAAAAACCTATAAACAAATGTCTATAAAACCATTACAAAACAGGTGGTAACTTGCTGTTGCTATTGAACATTACTCTTAATATCAAGTATTTATGATGTTAAAACTTGTGCTTTGTTTAGGAAATCATACAAGGAATGAAAGAAAATTACCTTTGGAAGAATCTTTGTCTCAGCAGCAATTGAAGGAGGCGGTGATGATGACTTGATAAGTTCTTGATCACTGGTGGGAGCAGTAGTTTGAATGGGTTCTTTAGTCTGGTTCAAAGGTTTAGTTGTAAAGGAGTTTCAGTAAAGACTGAAAAAATGGAGTAATTTTTTAGAAATTTAACGCAACATattaagagttcgggggagagttcttacccgaactcagtttAAATTTTAACACAACCCATTAAGagctcgggggagagttcttacccgaactcagtctAATCTTTAACGgaatacattaagagattgggggagagttcttacccgagttatcaacttaaaattcttaatacactaagagattggggggagaattcttacccgagttctcggacaaaatattaataaaatatgtggagatcgggagagagttcttacccgaaatccTCTGCCTAAATTTTAAAcataatacattaagagatcgggagagtgttcttacctgaattctcttagttcaaatccaaactaaaatatcacaacttcaatGTTCGAATTAACCCCCAACAAAAACCCATTATACAACACTTATTCACTGACAGGTtatctcatgtactcgtgttcttagGCAACCCAAAATAGTGAAACATCAAATATCCCTTTTATcggcacaaaggattaacattatctttccaccccttaattatcaattttaatttataaagagcacaacattaaatctgcttaccctcattgagggatgaggtggggtgcctaacaccttccccacctgtatacggacctcgaacctataatctctgttttcaaagtggttctaatctttacaaatggttttctttaatttccctcaaaattaaagtggcgactcctcacttttcccacttcagtgagaattcgtccggcgaccgcaaaacccttgtgacaatataaaatgtttagaaaatCAGCAACAAATAATAGTTCATGCATAAAACGTATAAACAAACGTCTATAACACCATTACAAAACAGGTGGTAACTTGCTGTTGCTATTGAACATTACTCTTAATATCAAATATTTATGATGTTAAAACTTGTGCTTTGTTTAGGAAATCATACaaggaaggaaagaaaattacCTTTGGAAGAATCTTTGTCTCAGCAGCAGTTGAAGGAGGCGGTGATGATGACTTGATAAGTTCTTGATCACTGGTGGGACCAGTAGTTTGAATGGGTTCTTTAGTCTGGTTCAAAGGTTTAGTTGTAAAGGAGTTTCAGTAACGACTGAAAAAATGGAGtaattttttagaaatttttttacgAAAACTGAAATCTAAAATTTGAAAAACAATTTTAAATTTGGAACACAGTGTTCCTTCATAACAAAAGGAAATGTCCATTGAATATTAAAATATCGAGTTTTAGGTTGATCCGACCAAAAATTCTAGAGTTTAAAACTTGAGCAATATTATAGAACGTGGAGGTATCAAAGCCTCTTCTATATAAATGGACGGAATTACCTTTGGAAGAATCATTGTCTCAGCAGTCATTGAAGGAGGTGGCGATGACTTGATGACTTCTTGATCACTGGTGGCAGTAGTGGTTTGAATGGGTTCTTTAGTCTTCTTTAATGGTTTAGTTGTTAAAGGAGTTTCAATAACAGTTGGTGGTACAGCCACTGGCTCAGATAGTTTTGTACTAGCTACTTCTTTTTTAGGGTCACGGCTTAAGTGAGTCTAAAACACCATTACAAAACAGATGGTAACACTATTGAACATTATTCTTAACGTCAGGTATTTATGATGTTAAAACTTGTGCCTTGTTTAGGAAATCATACAAGGAAGGAAAGAAAATAGCTTGTTATTTTTCATCCCTTTTGTTTGGATGGGAGAAAAATGAATGtaatgaaatgaaaatttttttcctcattcgaaaagaaaagaaaataaagaggagaaagaaaatacataaaaaatttacaattttttccTCTATATTTCTACAAAGAAATTAATAATTGTGTCATAAATATCTATCATATTCCTTATAACAATGAATTAAAAATAGTAATAACCAATTATTATTCATTTTAATTGAATATTTTTTAtgcaatatattaatttaatactaatttaataaataGACTCCATTTCTATGTAAGCAATGTACAAAGCGACGTAATTACCTTTGGAAGAATCTTTGTCTCGAGTAATTGAAGGAGGCAGTGATGATGACTTGATGAGTTCTTGATCACTGGTGGGAGCAGTAGCTTGAATGGGTTCTTTAGTCTGGTTCAAAGGATTTGTTGTAAAGGAGTTTCAGTAACGACTGAAAAAATGGAGTAATTTTTGGACATTTTTTACTTAAAACTGAAATCTAAAATTTGAAAAACAATTTTAAATTTGGAAAACAGTTTTCCTTCATAACAAAAGGAAATGTCTATTCAATATTAAAATATCAAGTTTTAGGTTGATCCGACCAAAAATTCCAGAGTTTGAATCTTGAGCAATATTATAGAACGTGGAGGTATCAAAGCCTCTTCTATATAAATGGACAGAATTACCTTTGGAAGAATCATTGTCTTAGCAATCATTGAAGGAGGTGGCGATGACTTGATGACTTGATCACCGTGGCGTGAGTAGTTTGAATGGGCTCTTTAGTCTCCTTCAATGGTTTAGTTGTTAAAGGAGTTTCAATAACAGTTGGTGGTACAGCCACTGCTCGGATAGTTTTGTACTAGCTATTTCCTTTTAGGGTCACCGCTTGAGTAAGTCTAAAACACCATTGCTAAACAGTGATAACATCATGTTGCTATTGAACAGTGTTCTTAACATCAAGTATTTATGATGTTAAAACTTGTGCTTTATTTAGGAAATCATATGAGGAAGGAGTTTTAGTAACAATGGAAGAAGAATTGGAGTAATTTTCCAgaaaatattttaagaaaactGAAAACTAAAATTTAGAAAACAGTTTTAAGTTATTTTTCATTGTTTTCTTTTATAACAAAAGATGTATTTTCCATTGTTTTTAATGAATGCAAAATAATATTTTCTATCATCAAaactatattataatttttattatgctCAAAATTAAATGATTATTTAAGAAAACATttacttataattataaaaaatttaaccaTATTATTACAACACATATTAaagatttcaaaaataaaattaatttttaaatataatttagaataatatattttttaatcatgaaaacgttattttttaatttttattaaataattattttctattagTGACAAATGAACTCGTTTTTCatgtttttctttttatatttcataaaacaatgaaaattaaaacttctttaaaaaataaaaaataaaaatatgtttttCACAAACAAACAAGCTCTACTGATAATAGGGTTAAAAATGTAATAAAAACCTTTGCTTCAGTATCCTTTTGTGATAAAGGTGATGCAGTTGCAGCCGCTGGCTCAGATTCATTTCTAGCAACTTCCTCCTCAGTGTAAACCCATGAGCTGTATTGCTGGCCATTATAAACAAGAACCTCAGCTTCAACCATAAGGCTATCTCCCACAAGATATCCTTCCGAAGGATTTTTTAATTTGCTAAGAGGAATGAAAGATGCGAAACCCCAACTCCAATTCATTCCCGATGCGTTGAATACAATTTGTTTTTGTGTATCTGCAAAacagatatatatataaaggGAAAAAAATGTTTATAGGcattatgatttattttatttttaagttaaaaaaaaattgaattctttCATTTAAGATACGAAAATTGACTAAACGAAAACAATTGAATTGAATCTTTGTAAAAGTCTAATTTCTAAATAGGAAAGGTATGATTTGGAGAGAATATTTTTCTAATTTGGGTGAAAGATATTTTTCACAATTAGatgaaagatttttttttatatatatttaaaacttCTATTTTAGTTCTTCTTTTATTGAGTGGAATGCCTGTTAGGATTAGATTTAGaggattaacactataaataaaaaGTATTATACCGGTGCAACTCATAGACGGAGAAAAAGCATGGAGTCCAATCGGAAGACACCCATGTTACTGTTGTCAATATTGTGAAGGTACCCTTATAGTGTACTATATATGATGTATAAGTAGTGAATATATTGGTTATGTAAAGAGGGAAATGACACGAACAATCTATCATATTTACTATAAGTAGCATATGTGCATTGACTGTGTCATCTTTTGGGTGCATTTGGCTGAGGGGTAGTGATGAAAGTTTTGAGCTTATTGatgtgtttttattattttaataagggtattttataaaaaaaaaaaaatccctgaGCTTAGGCAAAATTCACTAGTTCTTCCCACTATTTCAATACCTAATAATTTAATCCTCAAATTTAAGTTTATTAACAAATTAGTCTTTTTATTCAAAATCAATAATTTCAGTAATTAAATTAGATAGAAAAGACATATTTACACACTTTGCTTgtataataaaaaatgaaaaagagaaaCCATCTATATATTTAAAATAGAGAAATTATATAATATCATTGTGATTCCATGTAATTTCTTACAAGGAAGAAcgtcaagagagagagagagagagagagaggagagagataaagagagagagaaatgaaaaacataattttaatatttaaatttatcattAGAGTTTgacttgattttagctattgacTATAATGTAAACTCAGCTTCAATACACACCAAATGACTAATGTAACActccaaatttttattatttctatgtatttgattttttataaattattggaattttttaatttttttaaagtgtttgaaattatttcattttatttattttatacatgATTTAGGTCCAATTGATAATTTTAGTATTTGATTTTCAAGTCTTAAATGATTTAttggtgttatatatatatatatatatatatatatatatatatatatatatatatatatatatatatatatatatatatataacaccaataaatcatatatataatttttaataagttaaaagtattttatttttGCCTATTTAACTCTCCCgaatgaaaaagaaagagaaaaagagagattgggtagttaagagagagagagagagagagagagagag contains these protein-coding regions:
- the LOC110669208 gene encoding MATH domain and coiled-coil domain-containing protein At3g58410, whose product is MAEGKAMCNAAPFKFTWRINEFSKKTEKVYSEDFSAGGCKWRLAIYPKGNNVNYLSIYLEVAYRKNLPEGWSTEAKFSLAVVNQINSRSTVRKDTQKQIVFNASGMNWSWGFASFIPLSKLKNPSEGYLVGDSLMVEAEVLVYNGQHHLSRDPKKEVASTKLSEPVAVPPTVIETPLTTKPLKKTKEPIQTTTATSDQEVIKSSPPPSMTAETMILPKTKEPIQTTGPTSDQELIKSSSPPPSTAAETKILPKTKEPIQTTAPTSDQELIKSSSPPPSIAAETKILPKVLSHLAELKESIPVAATIAKTAQAHRTSLSGKTTDLEARLAQREKKLSFLETEFSRLSKEEEKVEARFQFLITQKEKILANKKYVLADLEKTNDEALKDLEEWRNLESEIKQVN